Proteins from a single region of Deltaproteobacteria bacterium:
- a CDS encoding type II toxin-antitoxin system VapC family toxin: MQLHYLDTSFLVPYYLPEATSEAVERKLRLLPVGSLIISPLVRAEFASLLCRKCRHREMSEADAHRTMTALDRHLSTGALQAVAVLSDDFYQATAWIMVMKHPLRAPDALHLAVAARQEAVFWTLDRSLARAARWLGLEVRK, encoded by the coding sequence ATGCAACTGCACTACCTGGATACATCCTTTCTGGTCCCCTACTACTTGCCGGAGGCAACGAGCGAAGCGGTGGAACGCAAACTGCGTCTGCTTCCTGTCGGTTCCCTCATCATCAGTCCACTCGTGCGCGCTGAGTTCGCTTCTCTGCTTTGCAGAAAGTGCAGGCACAGAGAAATGAGTGAAGCGGATGCGCACAGGACAATGACAGCACTCGATCGACATCTCAGCACGGGCGCCTTGCAGGCCGTTGCTGTATTATCAGATGATTTCTATCAGGCAACTGCCTGGATTATGGTCATGAAACATCCATTGCGGGCTCCAGATGCACTCCACCTGGCGGTTGCTGCGCGACAGGAGGCTGTGTTCTGGACGCTCGACAGGTCTCTTGCCAGGGCAGCCCGCTGGCTTGGGCTCGAGGTAAGGAAATAG
- a CDS encoding type II toxin-antitoxin system prevent-host-death family antitoxin, with the protein MIQANVREAKAKLSALLSRVEQGDEVLIVRRGKPVAVLKPLAHAAGLPSMKEFRDSICLKGPSPSQTLINMRKDSRY; encoded by the coding sequence ATGATCCAGGCAAATGTCAGAGAGGCCAAGGCAAAATTGTCGGCTTTGCTTTCCCGCGTGGAACAGGGAGACGAAGTCCTCATTGTGCGCAGAGGAAAGCCTGTTGCTGTCCTGAAACCTCTGGCCCATGCTGCAGGTTTGCCGAGCATGAAAGAGTTCAGGGACAGTATTTGCTTGAAAGGACCGTCACCCTCTCAGACGCTCATCAACATGCGTAAAGACTCCAGATACTGA